The Mercenaria mercenaria strain notata unplaced genomic scaffold, MADL_Memer_1 contig_1499, whole genome shotgun sequence sequence AACAGTACAAAGATATCTTATTCTATTATTAAATTTTCATGCCCCTCTTCCATCTTTATGTATCGCTAGGTATCTTTAGTCCTGGACACCATTAAAATGACGGATAAGCTATATATAACCAAACTGGGGAATAACACTAGGAACATGTAAACGGTAATTGTACCCTAACACTTTTAGCATTAGTGCATCTGaatttattcatgttttgttaTAACAACTGGCAGCAACTGATTTAAATGTGGGGTTTTGCAGTAAATAATTCTTTCGTTTTTCGAAATTTACTCttataatattaattaaaacattgtCTTTTGCATTTGTAAACATTATCTTTACAGACTTGAAATATGAAGTACCTCAGTGTTTTACTGTTAGCTGTAGCTGGCATCGCTACTGTCGCTGCTCATGGTAAATACTACGGTCGTCTCGGTGGCTACAGGGGGTATGGTTCAGGATTTGGCGGTATAGGCTATGGAAGTTATGGCTATGGTCCGATGTACGGTGGCTACGGGTATGGTTCATTATATGGTGGATATGGAGGAATTGGCTATGGATATGGCAGATACGGTTATCCATCTTATAGAATTGGCTATGGATCTCTTTATGGTGGTCTCGGCTACGGGTCTCTCTATGGCGGACACGGTTCCTTGTATGGGGGATTGGGTTATGGTTCACTGTATGGTGGACGCGGTTATGGTTCTCTCTACGGAGGTTATGGGCACAGATATGGTGGATACGGGTACAAGCACGGAAAGTATCCACACTATTATTCCAGTACGTTTTTATGTTCCTAATGAGAACCTTATTGAAATGTAATCCGTGAAATAAACCAACCTTTAAAGATGCTTATTTTAAATGCTATGTTGTAACATGAAATACATAAAACGATGATTTGGAAAATTACTCAGCTTAGTCTATAAACTATCAATCCATGTGAAACTTTACAAAGTCAGTAACCATGACAAACGCTGCTTGTAATTTATGGAATTTTATATAAATCTTAATAATTTCTATGTAGCAAACATtcttaaatgaaaatatactttaaGCAAAATGCTAATGCACAGACTTAACGTACGCTATACGTTGGTAGTGATAGTGCCTTTATTGACAATTCTAAAAGTATGTCAATTCTTTTCAGATAAGAAGTACGGATACGGATATTGAGCTTCGCCGAGTATTGTTCCATCAACAGTATCCAGCTGAACATCCATTTGATCTTTGAAACCTTTTTCCAAATGTATGACTGTTTCTCAGTATTTATTATAGAGTTGTGTATACAGAATACCTATGTATATCTGTGCTCCTGCTGTTAGACCAAATGGGAATTCAAACTTTCTAGAGACCATTTGAGttgaatttttaatttctttctctACCGTacaacaattttgtcaacaacaaATCAAATCAAGTATATGACAATACTGAATTGCGAGAGTCCGTATTCTAACTTGCTCATGTATCTACAAACATTATGAATCAGACTATGTTTGTcatgaaaataaatgtgaaaatgacATTTCTTAAAAAACCTTTGAATAAACAAagtattgtgttttttttgtatgtaaaataaaatgtaaaataaatccaTTTACTTAGTTTTATTTTCCTTAGGCGACGATAGACTGTAGGGCGACCGTGCGCCCTGCTTGCCATATGAATGGGATTTTTTATCATTTACTGGAACATGTGACCAACGAAACAATATCCTAGCCATGAAAATATGTATCTGTTGAATACGTAATTTTGTAATGGTATTTCTTATAACAGTGTCACCAAAAATGCATTCTGTTCGGGCATCATAAGCTCGTGCGTTGTAAAAAAGTCTTACACTTCAATGCACTGGCCAAGTTCATAATGGAAAAACATAACACACAGTACGTTATACTGGTAAGTGATACAGATGCTTTGAAACAACTATTATATATTAATGATGTAAGACACATTAGTTACGTAATAAAGACTGAGGAATGGGGAGAATAACTGTAATCAGACATATTACTTTCCATTTATGATATGTCAGCCAGTCTTAAAAGATGGATTCTACCATATCTTCAAAAAA is a genomic window containing:
- the LOC128551665 gene encoding keratin-associated protein 19-2-like, with the translated sequence MKYLSVLLLAVAGIATVAAHGKYYGRLGGYRGYGSGFGGIGYGSYGYGPMYGGYGYGSLYGGYGGIGYGYGRYGYPSYRIGYGSLYGGLGYGSLYGGHGSLYGGLGYGSLYGGRGYGSLYGGYGHRYGGYGYKHGKYPHYYS